The Streptomyces cynarae genome contains a region encoding:
- a CDS encoding amino acid permease yields the protein MTSAQVEKENTPEEGYERGLGSRQVQMIAIGGAIGVGLFLGAGANIAKAGPSLILMYALAGVIIFFIMRALGELLLYRPVSGSFAEYSREFLGPFFGYFTGWTYWLMWVVTGMAELTAAAIYVHYWFPSIPQWVTALVFLVVLFVANLISVKLFGEIEFWFSMVKVTALIGMIVIGLGVLTFGFSAAGDTATVSNLWQFDGFFPKGIGSSLMTLQGVMFAYLAVELVGVTAGESEDPEKTLPKAINTLPWRIALFYVGALTVILCVVKWTEFAAGVSPFVKAFAVIGIPAGAGIVNFVVLTAALSSCNSGMYSTGRMLRTLADNGEAPRVFSRLSASKTPALGITVSVAFMGIGVVLNYVVPEKAFGYVTSVATAAGIWTWLMILVSHVLYRRAVDAGRLPASSFPAPGGAVCSWIAIAFLLFVTCLIAYDADSRVCLYVMAVWAAALAVGWAVLKARNPQVTQRREQELEKVR from the coding sequence ATGACCTCAGCGCAGGTCGAGAAGGAGAACACCCCTGAGGAGGGGTACGAGCGCGGGCTCGGCAGCCGTCAGGTCCAGATGATCGCGATCGGCGGCGCGATCGGCGTCGGCCTGTTCCTGGGCGCGGGGGCGAACATCGCCAAGGCCGGGCCCAGCCTGATCCTCATGTACGCCCTCGCCGGCGTGATCATCTTCTTCATCATGCGGGCGCTCGGCGAGCTGCTTCTGTACCGCCCGGTGTCGGGCTCCTTCGCGGAGTACTCCCGCGAGTTCCTCGGCCCGTTCTTCGGCTACTTCACCGGCTGGACGTACTGGCTGATGTGGGTGGTGACCGGCATGGCCGAGCTGACGGCCGCCGCGATCTACGTCCACTACTGGTTCCCGTCGATCCCGCAGTGGGTGACGGCGCTGGTCTTCCTGGTGGTCCTGTTCGTGGCCAACCTGATCTCGGTGAAGCTGTTCGGCGAGATCGAGTTCTGGTTCTCGATGGTCAAGGTCACCGCGCTGATCGGCATGATCGTCATCGGTCTCGGCGTGCTGACCTTCGGCTTCAGCGCGGCCGGTGACACCGCCACGGTCTCCAACCTCTGGCAGTTCGACGGCTTCTTCCCCAAGGGCATCGGCTCTTCCCTGATGACCCTGCAGGGCGTCATGTTCGCCTACCTCGCCGTCGAGCTGGTCGGTGTCACCGCGGGCGAGTCCGAGGACCCGGAGAAGACCCTCCCCAAGGCGATCAACACCCTGCCCTGGCGCATCGCCCTGTTCTACGTCGGCGCCCTCACCGTGATCCTGTGCGTGGTGAAGTGGACCGAGTTCGCGGCGGGCGTCAGCCCCTTCGTGAAGGCGTTCGCGGTCATCGGCATCCCGGCCGGGGCGGGCATCGTCAACTTCGTGGTGCTCACCGCGGCCCTGTCGTCCTGCAACTCGGGCATGTACTCCACGGGCCGCATGCTGCGCACCCTCGCGGACAACGGCGAGGCGCCCCGCGTCTTCAGCAGGCTGTCCGCCTCGAAGACCCCGGCCCTCGGCATCACCGTCTCGGTCGCCTTCATGGGCATCGGCGTGGTCCTCAACTACGTCGTCCCGGAGAAGGCGTTCGGCTACGTCACCTCGGTGGCCACCGCGGCCGGCATCTGGACCTGGCTGATGATCCTGGTCAGCCACGTCCTGTACCGCCGCGCGGTGGACGCGGGCCGGCTGCCCGCCTCCTCCTTCCCGGCGCCGGGCGGCGCGGTGTGCAGCTGGATCGCCATCGCGTTCCTGCTCTTCGTCACCTGCCTGATCGCCTACGACGCCGACTCCCGCGTCTGCCTGTATGTGATGGCGGTTTGGGCGGCCGCCCTGGCCGTCGGCTGGGCGGTGCTGAAGGCCCGCAACCCGCAGGTCACCCAGCGCCGCGAGCAGGAGCTGGAGAAGGTCCGCTGA
- a CDS encoding DUF2017 domain-containing protein: MSGHFEPLPGGGAAVALDDVEISIIRSLAVQLLELIGPGPAENAPEDPLAELFAEGPSEPPADPVLRRLFPDAYGDPGSEPVTPGEADESRAHSAEFRRFTENDLRARKRENALAVIRTLDALTSVSREGGVLKLSRGECEQWLGALNDLRLAIGSRLEVADEDDTDELYRLPDEDPRKPMVMAYLWLGGLQETLVTTLMP, encoded by the coding sequence ATGTCAGGACACTTCGAACCGCTCCCCGGCGGCGGCGCGGCCGTCGCCCTCGACGACGTCGAGATCTCGATCATCCGCTCGCTGGCCGTACAGCTGCTGGAACTCATCGGGCCGGGCCCCGCCGAGAACGCCCCCGAGGATCCGCTCGCCGAGCTGTTCGCCGAGGGCCCGAGCGAACCGCCCGCCGACCCGGTGCTGCGCCGGCTGTTCCCGGACGCGTACGGCGACCCGGGCAGCGAGCCCGTCACGCCCGGTGAGGCCGACGAGTCGCGCGCCCACTCCGCCGAGTTCCGCCGCTTCACCGAGAACGACCTGCGCGCCCGCAAACGCGAGAACGCTCTGGCGGTGATCCGCACCCTGGACGCGCTGACCTCGGTGAGCCGGGAGGGCGGCGTGCTCAAGCTGTCGCGCGGGGAGTGCGAGCAGTGGCTCGGCGCCCTGAACGACCTGCGCCTCGCGATCGGCTCCCGGCTCGAGGTCGCCGACGAGGACGACACCGACGAGCTGTACCGGCTGCCGGACGAGGATCCGCGCAAGCCGATGGTGATGGCGTATCTGTGGCTCGGCGGTCTCCAGGAGACACTCGTCACCACCCTTATGCCCTGA
- the clpS gene encoding ATP-dependent Clp protease adapter ClpS — MGLVTSPAPVEIERTQSAEEEFAVPEPDVPWVTIVHNDPVNLMSYVTYVFQTYFGYSKDKATKLMLDVHHKGRAVVSSGTREEMERDVQAMHGYGLWATLQQDRK; from the coding sequence ATGGGGCTTGTGACGTCACCCGCTCCCGTAGAGATCGAACGAACGCAGTCGGCGGAGGAAGAGTTCGCCGTACCCGAGCCCGACGTCCCCTGGGTCACGATCGTCCACAACGACCCGGTCAACCTCATGAGCTACGTGACGTACGTCTTCCAGACGTACTTCGGCTATTCCAAGGACAAGGCCACCAAGCTCATGCTCGACGTCCACCACAAGGGCCGGGCGGTCGTCTCCAGCGGCACGCGCGAGGAGATGGAACGCGACGTGCAGGCGATGCACGGCTACGGCTTGTGGGCCACCCTCCAGCAGGACCGGAAGTAG
- a CDS encoding nicotinate phosphoribosyltransferase produces MGVADLGLPVDVPSTALFTDHYELTMLQAALRAGTAERRSVFEVFTRRLPDGRRYGVVAGTGRVLDAVENFRFDAGVLGFLRERRVVDDETLDWLAGYRFSGDIWGYPEGEVYFPGSPIMRVEGSFAECVLLETVVLSILNHDSAVAAAASRMASAAGGRPLIEMGARRTHELAAVAASRAAYVGGFTTTSDLAAGFRYGIPTVGTSAHAFTLLHDSERDAFRAQVESLGRGTTLLVDTYDVTEAVRLAVEVAGPELGAVRIDSGDLLLVAHRVRQQLDALGASHAKIIVTSDLDEYAIASLAAAPVDAYGVGTRLVTGSGHPTCSMVYKLVARAESADPKAPLVPVAKKSTGGKTSVGGRKWAARRLDEHGVAEAEVVGVGPVPDELADRQLLVQLVKEGEVISREPLDVVRDRHAAARANLPLSATQLSRGEPVIPTEYV; encoded by the coding sequence GTGGGCGTAGCGGACCTTGGGTTGCCGGTGGACGTTCCCTCGACGGCGCTCTTCACCGACCACTACGAGCTGACGATGCTGCAGGCCGCCCTCAGGGCCGGCACCGCCGAGCGGCGCTCGGTCTTCGAGGTCTTCACCCGGCGGCTGCCCGACGGCCGCCGCTACGGCGTGGTGGCCGGTACCGGGCGCGTCCTGGACGCGGTGGAGAACTTCCGCTTCGACGCGGGCGTCCTCGGCTTCCTGCGCGAGCGCCGGGTCGTCGACGACGAGACGCTGGACTGGCTCGCCGGCTATCGCTTCAGCGGCGACATCTGGGGCTACCCGGAGGGCGAGGTGTACTTCCCCGGCTCGCCGATCATGCGGGTCGAGGGCTCCTTCGCCGAGTGCGTGCTGCTGGAGACCGTCGTCCTGTCGATCCTCAACCACGACTCGGCCGTCGCGGCCGCCGCCTCGCGCATGGCCTCCGCCGCCGGGGGCCGGCCGCTGATCGAGATGGGCGCCCGGCGCACCCACGAGCTGGCGGCCGTGGCCGCCTCCCGCGCCGCGTACGTCGGCGGCTTCACCACCACCTCGGACCTGGCGGCCGGCTTCCGGTACGGCATTCCGACGGTCGGGACCTCCGCGCACGCCTTCACGCTGCTGCACGACAGCGAGCGGGACGCCTTCCGGGCCCAGGTGGAGTCGCTGGGCCGGGGCACCACGCTGCTCGTGGACACCTACGACGTCACGGAGGCCGTCCGGCTGGCCGTCGAGGTGGCCGGGCCCGAGTTGGGTGCCGTGCGCATCGACTCGGGCGACCTGCTGCTGGTCGCGCACCGGGTGCGGCAGCAGCTGGACGCGCTGGGCGCCTCCCACGCGAAGATCATCGTGACCTCGGACCTGGACGAGTACGCCATCGCCTCGCTGGCGGCGGCGCCCGTGGACGCGTACGGCGTGGGCACCCGGCTGGTGACGGGCTCCGGGCACCCGACCTGCTCGATGGTCTACAAGCTGGTCGCCCGCGCCGAGTCGGCGGACCCGAAGGCGCCGCTGGTGCCGGTGGCGAAGAAGTCGACCGGCGGCAAGACGTCCGTCGGCGGGCGCAAGTGGGCGGCGCGGCGGCTGGACGAGCACGGGGTGGCCGAGGCCGAGGTGGTCGGCGTCGGGCCGGTGCCGGACGAGCTGGCGGACCGGCAGCTGCTGGTGCAGCTGGTCAAGGAGGGCGAGGTGATCTCGCGGGAGCCGCTGGACGTCGTCCGGGACCGGCACGCGGCCGCCCGCGCCAACCTGCCGTTGTCGGCGACGCAGCTGTCGCGCGGTGAGCCGGTGATCCCGACCGAGTACGTCTGA
- a CDS encoding isochorismatase family protein: protein MRRALIVVDVQNDFCEGGSLAVAGGADVAAAITELIGQAPAGYRHVVATRDHHIAPGGHFADNPDYVHSWPAHCVAGTEGVGFHPNFAPAVASGAVDAVFDKGAYSAAYSGFEGVDENGGALGDWLREREIDEVDVVGIATDHCVRATALDAVRRGFRTQVLLDLTAGVAEETTERALEELREAGVELSGKPVVS from the coding sequence ATGCGCCGCGCCTTGATCGTCGTAGACGTGCAGAACGACTTCTGTGAGGGTGGCAGCCTCGCGGTGGCCGGGGGTGCCGATGTGGCTGCCGCGATCACCGAGCTGATCGGGCAGGCCCCGGCCGGGTACCGCCATGTGGTGGCCACCCGGGACCACCACATCGCCCCCGGGGGCCACTTCGCCGACAACCCCGACTACGTCCACTCGTGGCCCGCACACTGCGTGGCGGGCACGGAGGGTGTGGGCTTCCACCCGAACTTCGCCCCGGCGGTCGCCTCCGGCGCGGTCGACGCCGTGTTCGACAAGGGGGCGTACTCGGCGGCGTACAGCGGGTTCGAGGGAGTCGACGAGAACGGGGGCGCCCTCGGGGACTGGCTGCGGGAGCGGGAGATCGACGAGGTGGACGTGGTGGGGATCGCCACGGACCACTGCGTGCGCGCCACCGCGCTGGACGCGGTGCGCCGCGGCTTCCGTACGCAGGTCCTGCTGGACCTGACCGCCGGGGTGGCCGAGGAGACCACGGAGCGCGCGCTGGAGGAGCTCCGGGAGGCGGGCGTGGAGCTGTCCGGCAAGCCGGTGGTGTCCTGA
- a CDS encoding immune inhibitor A, with product MTSRPWTFRAAAIGVALAAASATFSTFAVAEASTAAEAAAAIRHDPAPVKQQEHDLDGPLSKTQEAQRQEALNQVISGKAQAKERNGSKVVELKSKKGDPKYVELSREKTDKIFTILVEFGDKTDPNFGGTAGPLHNRIAAPDRTKDNSTAWQKDYNQKHFQDLYFGTGSNVESVKKYYEKQSSGRYSVDGEVADWVKVPYNEARYGNNACGSTNCPSVWNVVSDGVSAWVAQQKAAGKSDADIKADLARFDQWDRYDYDGDGNFNEPDGYIDHFQIVHAGEDESAGGGVQGTDAIWAHRWYAFGTDAGSTGPAGNKLGGTQIGDSGIWVGDYTIQPENGGLGVYAHEYGHDLGLPDEYDTNGGENSTGFWTLMSSGSWLGTGKEAIGDLPGDMNAWDKLQLGWLNYDTAKAGIKSWHKLGVAEYNTKYRQALVVNLPDKAVTTQVVTPAQGSTQWWSGSGNDLKNTLTRSVDLTGKSSAMLTLDGYYDIEANYDYLYTEVSTDGGANWTALDGTVDGQAIPRDASNTPALTGTVDGYKKLSYPLDAYAGKKIQLRFRYQTDGGVALKGFAADEIALTADGSALFSDNAESADAAWTANGFSRIGASFTKDYKQYYIAENRQYVSYDKTLKVGPYNFGFAPARPDWVEHYPYQNGLLIWKWDTSQADDNTKDHAGTGLILPIDSHPTPLKWSDGTLMRNRIQAYDSPFSLERTDGITLHKEGVATKIKSSKGVSVFNDHTSTYYDASNPAAGVKITDTNTKIKIVKQGVNGSTIELEVGPAVK from the coding sequence GTGACCAGCAGACCCTGGACGTTCAGAGCGGCCGCGATAGGCGTCGCGCTCGCGGCGGCCTCCGCCACGTTCTCCACCTTCGCCGTCGCGGAGGCGAGCACCGCCGCCGAGGCCGCTGCCGCCATCCGGCACGACCCGGCGCCGGTGAAGCAGCAGGAGCACGACCTCGACGGCCCGCTGAGCAAGACCCAGGAGGCCCAGCGCCAGGAGGCCCTCAACCAGGTCATATCCGGCAAGGCCCAGGCCAAGGAGCGCAACGGCTCGAAGGTCGTCGAGCTCAAGAGCAAGAAGGGCGACCCCAAGTACGTCGAGCTGAGCCGGGAGAAGACCGACAAGATCTTCACCATCCTGGTCGAGTTCGGCGACAAGACCGACCCCAACTTCGGCGGCACGGCGGGCCCCCTGCACAACCGGATAGCCGCGCCGGACCGTACGAAGGACAACTCGACGGCCTGGCAGAAGGACTACAACCAGAAGCACTTCCAGGACCTGTACTTCGGCACCGGCAGCAACGTCGAGTCGGTGAAGAAGTACTACGAGAAGCAGTCCTCGGGCCGCTACTCGGTGGACGGCGAGGTCGCCGACTGGGTGAAGGTCCCGTACAACGAGGCCCGTTACGGCAACAACGCCTGCGGTTCCACCAACTGCCCGAGCGTGTGGAACGTCGTCAGTGACGGCGTGAGCGCCTGGGTCGCCCAGCAGAAGGCGGCCGGCAAGTCCGACGCGGACATCAAGGCGGACCTGGCGCGCTTCGACCAGTGGGACCGCTACGACTACGACGGCGACGGCAACTTCAACGAGCCCGACGGCTACATCGACCACTTCCAGATCGTGCACGCCGGCGAGGACGAGTCCGCGGGCGGCGGCGTCCAGGGCACCGACGCGATCTGGGCCCACCGCTGGTACGCGTTCGGCACCGACGCCGGCTCCACCGGCCCGGCGGGCAACAAGCTGGGCGGCACGCAGATCGGCGACAGCGGCATCTGGGTCGGCGACTACACCATCCAGCCGGAGAACGGCGGCCTGGGCGTCTACGCCCACGAGTACGGCCACGACCTCGGCCTGCCGGACGAGTACGACACCAACGGCGGCGAGAACTCCACCGGCTTCTGGACGCTGATGTCATCCGGCTCCTGGCTGGGCACCGGCAAGGAGGCCATCGGCGACCTCCCCGGCGACATGAACGCCTGGGACAAGCTCCAGCTGGGCTGGCTCAACTACGACACCGCGAAGGCCGGCATCAAGTCCTGGCACAAGCTGGGCGTCGCCGAGTACAACACCAAGTACCGGCAGGCGCTGGTGGTCAACCTGCCCGACAAGGCGGTCACCACCCAGGTCGTCACCCCCGCGCAGGGCTCGACCCAGTGGTGGAGCGGCAGCGGCAACGACCTGAAGAACACGCTGACCCGTTCCGTGGACCTCACCGGCAAGTCCTCGGCCATGCTGACCCTCGACGGCTACTACGACATCGAGGCCAACTACGACTACCTCTACACCGAGGTGTCGACCGACGGCGGCGCCAACTGGACCGCGCTGGACGGCACGGTGGACGGCCAGGCCATCCCGCGTGACGCCAGCAACACCCCGGCCCTGACCGGCACGGTCGACGGCTACAAGAAGCTGTCGTACCCCCTCGACGCCTACGCGGGCAAGAAGATCCAGCTCCGCTTCCGCTACCAGACGGACGGCGGTGTGGCCCTGAAGGGCTTCGCGGCCGACGAGATCGCGCTGACCGCCGACGGTTCGGCGCTGTTCTCGGACAACGCCGAGAGCGCGGACGCCGCTTGGACCGCGAACGGCTTCTCCCGCATCGGCGCGTCCTTCACCAAGGACTACAAGCAGTACTACATCGCCGAGAACCGCCAGTACGTGTCGTACGACAAGACCCTCAAGGTCGGCCCGTACAACTTCGGCTTCGCGCCGGCCCGTCCGGACTGGGTGGAGCACTACCCGTACCAGAACGGCCTGCTGATCTGGAAGTGGGACACCTCCCAGGCGGACGACAACACCAAGGACCACGCCGGCACCGGCCTGATCCTGCCGATCGACTCGCACCCCACCCCGCTGAAGTGGTCCGACGGCACGCTGATGCGCAACCGCATCCAGGCCTACGACTCACCCTTCAGCCTGGAGCGCACCGACGGCATCACCCTGCACAAGGAGGGCGTCGCGACGAAGATCAAGTCGTCGAAGGGCGTGTCGGTCTTCAACGACCACACCAGCACCTACTACGACGCCTCGAACCCGGCGGCCGGGGTCAAGATCACTGACACCAACACCAAAATCAAGATCGTCAAGCAGGGCGTGAACGGCTCGACGATCGAGCTGGAAGTCGGACCCGCGGTGAAGTAG
- a CDS encoding RDD family protein: MPPLADSGKRVLARIIDMILVGVVVWLLSWAFHTVEYNVEATKVDTGKSLGQSVIAAVLYTAYDTILISRTGQTLGKRLLNMRVANLDDGSNPSLQASLIRASVLWLPFAFCCACVWTAICGGWSFFDRPYKQGLHDKAARTVEVSTAV; this comes from the coding sequence ATGCCCCCGCTCGCCGACAGCGGCAAGCGCGTCCTCGCGCGGATCATCGACATGATCCTCGTCGGCGTGGTCGTCTGGCTGCTGTCCTGGGCGTTCCACACGGTCGAGTACAACGTGGAGGCCACCAAGGTCGACACCGGCAAGTCCCTCGGCCAGTCCGTGATCGCGGCCGTGCTCTACACGGCCTACGACACGATCCTGATCAGCAGAACCGGGCAGACGCTCGGCAAGAGGCTGCTGAACATGCGCGTGGCCAACCTCGACGACGGCTCGAACCCGTCCCTCCAGGCGTCCCTGATCCGCGCCTCGGTGCTGTGGCTGCCGTTCGCGTTCTGCTGCGCCTGCGTGTGGACCGCGATCTGCGGCGGCTGGAGCTTCTTCGACCGGCCCTACAAACAGGGGCTGCACGACAAGGCGGCCAGGACGGTGGAGGTCAGCACGGCGGTCTGA
- a CDS encoding RDD family protein: MSAPTPAPGDDRPREGYYPDPSIPGYVRYWNGVSWVPGTSRPAPTDGEPLSPPAGARPAQPSVEETGPHFFDEDPVGEPDRGGQADGHPGPAPAWGADRSQQSGFGGEQDRRVSWGAARAVDPRLPAADPGPEESPESPGTTALRRPARPEGTAGTDEPAPSEGTMKFRAVSPRTGEQGTGTAAAGPGTGPGAAQPGAARPASAQAAARQALGLNPEAPSPVPAPQQPSVPAPAAPAAGLPPQQAAAPVATPLTSGPGGGQPSWAQQVHQLASPGPEGDRPVAPWKPPVEDPFQAAARAQAAARPAGLGKRLAARLLDTLVLAAVTGVAAVPLGTKAIDHINGKIDAAKLSGQTVTVWLLDGTTSVYLAIVLAVLLGFGVLYEALPTAKWGRTLGKKVCGLEVRDIEAHQPPTFGQALRRWLVYSVPGVLVVGVVGVLWCVFDRPWRQCWHDKAAHTFVAG; the protein is encoded by the coding sequence ATGAGCGCCCCAACCCCGGCACCCGGCGACGACAGGCCCCGCGAAGGCTACTACCCGGACCCCTCCATTCCCGGATATGTCCGGTACTGGAACGGTGTCTCCTGGGTCCCGGGCACCAGCCGGCCGGCTCCCACCGACGGCGAGCCGCTCTCCCCGCCGGCGGGCGCGCGCCCCGCGCAGCCCTCGGTGGAGGAGACCGGGCCGCACTTCTTCGACGAGGACCCGGTCGGCGAACCCGATCGCGGTGGCCAGGCCGACGGCCACCCGGGGCCCGCCCCGGCCTGGGGCGCCGACCGCTCCCAGCAGTCCGGCTTCGGTGGCGAGCAGGACCGCCGGGTGTCCTGGGGCGCCGCCCGGGCCGTGGACCCGAGGCTGCCGGCTGCCGACCCCGGGCCCGAGGAGTCCCCGGAGTCGCCCGGCACGACGGCGCTCCGGCGGCCTGCGCGCCCGGAGGGCACCGCCGGTACCGACGAACCCGCCCCCTCCGAGGGCACCATGAAGTTCCGCGCGGTCTCCCCGCGCACGGGGGAGCAGGGCACAGGCACGGCGGCTGCCGGTCCCGGCACCGGCCCCGGTGCGGCGCAGCCCGGCGCCGCGCGCCCGGCGAGCGCCCAGGCCGCGGCCCGTCAGGCGCTGGGCCTGAACCCGGAGGCCCCGAGCCCCGTCCCGGCACCGCAGCAGCCGTCCGTCCCGGCGCCTGCGGCGCCCGCGGCGGGGCTGCCCCCGCAACAGGCGGCGGCGCCGGTCGCCACGCCCCTGACCAGCGGCCCCGGCGGCGGCCAGCCCTCGTGGGCGCAGCAGGTGCACCAGCTGGCGAGCCCGGGTCCCGAGGGCGACCGGCCCGTCGCACCCTGGAAGCCGCCGGTGGAGGACCCGTTCCAGGCCGCCGCCCGGGCACAGGCGGCGGCCCGGCCCGCGGGACTCGGCAAGAGGCTCGCGGCGCGGCTGCTCGACACCCTGGTCCTGGCGGCGGTAACGGGCGTGGCCGCGGTACCGCTGGGTACGAAGGCGATCGACCACATCAACGGCAAGATCGACGCGGCGAAGCTGTCCGGGCAGACCGTCACGGTCTGGCTGCTCGACGGCACGACGTCGGTCTACCTCGCGATCGTGCTCGCCGTGCTGCTGGGCTTCGGGGTCCTCTACGAGGCGCTGCCGACCGCCAAGTGGGGGCGCACGCTGGGCAAGAAGGTCTGCGGTCTGGAGGTACGGGACATCGAGGCCCACCAGCCCCCGACCTTCGGCCAGGCCCTGCGCCGCTGGCTGGTCTACAGCGTCCCCGGTGTGCTCGTCGTGGGGGTGGTCGGCGTCCTGTGGTGCGTGTTCGACCGCCCGTGGCGCCAGTGCTGGCACGACAAGGCCGCCCACACGTTCGTGGCGGGCTGA
- a CDS encoding FAD-binding oxidoreductase — translation MIMSRIEAPRDEVTGNLLDRLKTGLPAEAVLTDPDVTASYANDMASFCTAGTPAVVVLPRTVEEVQHVMRTATELRVPVVPQGARTGLSGAANASDGCIVLSLTKMDRILEINPVDRIAVVEPGVVNAALSRAVHEHGLYYPPDPSSWEMCTIGGNIGTASGGLCCVKYGVTAEYVLGLDVVLADGRLMSTGRRTAKGVAGYDLTRLFVGSEGSLGIVVRAILALKPQPPQQLVLAAEFASAAAACDAVCRIMAGGHVPSLLELMDRTTVKAVNALAHMGLPESTEALLLAAFDTPDPAADLAAVGALCEAAGATQVVPADDAAESELLLQARRLSLTALEAVKGTTMIDDVCVPRSKLGEMLDGVERIAEKYQLTIGVCAHAGDGNTHPTVCFDAQDPDESRRARESFDEIMALGLRLGGTITGEHGVGVLKKEWLAREIGPVGVEMQRAVKQVFDPLGILNPGKLF, via the coding sequence GTGATCATGAGCCGTATCGAAGCCCCGCGCGACGAAGTCACCGGCAACCTCCTCGACCGCCTCAAGACCGGCCTGCCGGCCGAGGCCGTCCTGACCGACCCCGACGTCACGGCCTCGTACGCGAACGACATGGCGAGCTTCTGCACGGCCGGCACCCCGGCCGTGGTCGTGCTGCCGCGCACCGTCGAAGAGGTCCAGCACGTCATGCGGACGGCCACCGAACTGCGCGTCCCGGTCGTCCCGCAGGGCGCCCGCACCGGCCTGTCGGGCGCGGCCAACGCCTCGGACGGCTGCATCGTGCTCTCCCTGACCAAGATGGACCGGATCCTGGAGATCAACCCGGTCGACCGCATCGCCGTCGTCGAACCCGGCGTCGTCAACGCCGCGCTCTCCCGCGCGGTGCACGAACACGGCCTGTACTACCCGCCGGACCCCTCCAGCTGGGAGATGTGCACCATCGGCGGCAACATCGGCACCGCCTCCGGCGGTCTGTGCTGCGTGAAGTACGGGGTGACGGCCGAGTACGTCCTCGGCCTCGACGTCGTCCTCGCCGACGGACGCCTGATGTCCACCGGCCGCCGTACGGCCAAGGGGGTCGCCGGGTACGACCTCACCCGGCTCTTCGTGGGTTCCGAGGGCTCCCTCGGCATCGTCGTACGGGCGATCCTCGCACTGAAGCCGCAGCCGCCCCAGCAGCTCGTCCTGGCAGCCGAGTTCGCCTCCGCGGCGGCCGCCTGCGACGCCGTGTGCCGGATCATGGCGGGAGGGCACGTACCGTCGCTCCTCGAACTCATGGACCGTACGACCGTCAAGGCCGTCAACGCCCTTGCCCACATGGGCCTCCCGGAGAGCACCGAAGCGCTGCTCCTCGCCGCCTTCGACACCCCGGACCCGGCCGCGGACCTCGCCGCCGTCGGCGCCCTGTGCGAGGCCGCGGGCGCCACCCAGGTCGTACCGGCCGACGACGCGGCCGAGTCGGAACTTCTGCTGCAGGCGCGGCGGTTGTCGCTCACCGCGCTCGAGGCCGTCAAGGGCACCACGATGATCGACGACGTGTGCGTGCCCCGCTCCAAGCTCGGCGAGATGCTCGACGGGGTCGAGCGGATCGCCGAGAAGTACCAGCTCACCATCGGCGTCTGCGCCCACGCCGGGGACGGCAACACCCACCCGACCGTCTGCTTCGACGCGCAGGACCCCGACGAGTCCCGGCGCGCCCGCGAGTCCTTCGACGAGATCATGGCCCTGGGCCTGCGACTCGGCGGCACGATCACCGGCGAGCACGGCGTCGGCGTCCTGAAGAAGGAGTGGCTGGCGCGCGAGATCGGCCCGGTGGGCGTGGAGATGCAACGGGCCGTCAAACAGGTCTTCGACCCGCTGGGGATCCTCAACCCCGGCAAACTGTTCTGA